The Cellulophaga sp. L1A9 genome window below encodes:
- the rhuM gene encoding virulence protein RhuM/Fic/DOC family protein, whose product MMNKGEIILYNDKPNVEIRLENNTIWLNQKQMAELFDKDSDTIGLHLKNIYTTKELNKNATTEKYSVVQIEGKREVNRKVLFYNLDAIISVGYRVNSKRGTQFRIWANSILKDYLVQGYAINQKRLEQKEQKEQEVKVLKSGIQILSRAIEEKTEDNEWLTVFAKGLSLLDDYDHEQLDAKGLTTTEASYPSLDDYQGIINQMLTEFDSDVFGKEKDKSFESSVAQIGKGFGADDFYPSLEEKATMLLYFVVKNHSFVDGNKRIAAACFLKFLQQNNMLFNSEQQPIISNYTLASLTLFIASSKPEEMQTVTRLVISVLNRNK is encoded by the coding sequence ATGATGAATAAAGGCGAAATAATATTATATAATGATAAACCTAATGTAGAAATACGTCTGGAGAACAATACTATTTGGTTAAATCAAAAACAAATGGCAGAATTATTTGATAAAGATTCTGACACTATTGGCTTGCACTTAAAAAATATATATACTACTAAAGAATTAAATAAAAATGCAACTACCGAGAAATACTCGGTAGTTCAAATTGAAGGAAAAAGGGAAGTAAACAGAAAGGTTTTATTCTATAATTTAGATGCCATTATTTCCGTAGGGTATAGAGTGAATTCTAAAAGAGGAACACAATTTAGAATATGGGCAAATAGCATTTTAAAAGACTATTTAGTTCAAGGTTATGCTATAAACCAAAAACGATTAGAACAAAAAGAACAAAAAGAACAAGAAGTAAAAGTCTTAAAAAGTGGGATTCAAATTTTAAGTCGTGCTATTGAAGAAAAAACTGAAGATAACGAATGGTTAACTGTTTTTGCTAAAGGATTAAGCCTGTTAGATGATTATGACCATGAACAATTAGATGCTAAAGGACTAACAACAACAGAAGCCAGTTACCCAAGTTTAGACGATTATCAGGGGATAATTAACCAAATGCTAACCGAGTTTGATTCTGATGTCTTTGGTAAAGAAAAAGATAAGAGCTTCGAGAGTTCCGTGGCGCAAATAGGAAAAGGATTTGGAGCTGATGATTTTTACCCAAGTTTAGAAGAAAAAGCAACCATGCTTTTATATTTTGTAGTGAAAAACCATTCGTTTGTAGATGGCAATAAACGTATAGCAGCAGCTTGTTTTTTAAAATTTTTGCAACAAAATAATATGCTGTTTAATAGTGAGCAACAACCTATAATTAGTAATTATACATTAGCCAGTTTAACATTATTTATAGCTTCTAGCAAACCAGAAGAAATGCAAACGGTAACACGTTTAGTAATTAGTGTTCTGAATAGAAATAAATAA